One stretch of Heterodontus francisci isolate sHetFra1 chromosome 22, sHetFra1.hap1, whole genome shotgun sequence DNA includes these proteins:
- the LOC137381590 gene encoding probable G-protein coupled receptor 139, with the protein MHGSPKGLLFAIYYPILAAVGVPANLAVIVILYRGRCGLSRCITYYLVSMAVTDLLVLITAVILNRIAGIYFPVSILSITPVCSLRSVLNYATISCSVWLTVAFSFDRFMAICCQKLKMKYCTEKTAARVIATVCALSCFKNVFWYFIYEPNYIINNIPWFCSIILIYYTSSARAAYDWIFIILTPCLPFILILLLNALTVRHILLASRARRRLWAQSKGENQSDPEMEKQRKSIVLLFAISGSFILLYLLLLITILCVRIEGVSYFSGTNFNESNFVLEESGFMLQFLSSCINPFIYAGTQSKFREELKNGVKYPLSLFAKLFKWLK; encoded by the exons ATGCACGGATCACCAAAAGGTCTgttgtttgccatttactatcccatccttgcagctGTCGGGGTTCCAG ctaacctggcagtgattgtgatcctgtaccgaggaagatgtggtctctccagatgtatcacttactacctggtgtccatggcagtgacggatctcctggtccTGATCACTGcagtgatattaaaccggattgctggtatttatttcccagTCAGTATCCTGTCCATCACACCCGTGTGCAGTCTCCGTTCTGTCCTAAACTATGCAACCATCagctgttctgtctggttaacagtcgctttctcgtttgatcgatttatggccatttgttgccagaagctgaaaatgaaatattgcactgagaaaacggcagCACGGGTTATAGCAACGGTCTGTGCACTGAGCTGTTTCAAAAATGTCTTCTGGTATTTCATATATGAACCTAATTACATAATTAACAACATACCCTGGTTCTGTAGCATTATATTAATATATTATACATCATCTGCACGGGCTGCATATGACTGGATTTTTATCATTTTAACACCTTGTCTCCCATttattctgattttactgctcaatgctctgactgtcagacacattttattgGCCAGTAGAGCACGCAGGAGACTCTGGGCTCAAAGCAaaggagagaatcagagtgacccagagatggagaagcagAGAAAGTCAATTGTTTTGCTCTTTgccatctcgggcagtttcatccttTTATATTTGTTATTGTTAATAACAATTCTCTGTGTCCGAATTGAGGGTGTCAGTTATTTCTCTGGCACAAATTTCAATGAATCAAATTTTGTTCTGGAGGAAAGTGGATTTATGCTCCAGTTTTTGAGTTCTTGCATCAACCCATTTATTTATGCAGGAACCCAGAGTAAATTCAGGGAGGAgttaaagaatggggtgaaatatccactgagtctATTTGCTAAATTATTTAAATGGTTAAAATAG